The Deltaproteobacteria bacterium genome has a window encoding:
- the grxD gene encoding Grx4 family monothiol glutaredoxin → MSDDLHKKIEGIVRSNKIVIFMKGTPEAPRCGFSNQAVQVLKTLGQQIHAVDVLQDELLWDALEKYTEWPTVPQIFINGEFVGGCDIVTELNERGELAKLAK, encoded by the coding sequence ATGTCAGATGACCTGCATAAAAAAATCGAGGGGATCGTGAGATCAAACAAGATCGTGATCTTTATGAAAGGAACCCCAGAAGCACCACGATGTGGCTTCTCGAATCAGGCAGTCCAGGTCTTGAAAACACTGGGCCAACAGATCCATGCCGTCGATGTCCTTCAGGACGAACTTCTCTGGGATGCACTCGAGAAATACACCGAATGGCCGACGGTTCCTCAGATCTTTATCAACGGGGAATTTGTTGGAGGGTGTGATATCGTCACGGAACTCAATGAGCGTGGTGAGTTGGCCAAACTGGCAAAATAA
- a CDS encoding pentapeptide repeat-containing protein — protein sequence MPKALPFVGSAFLVATAGVAFQRIIDGNTQQRADENTPDLLLLAGSLIGLIVLSVITRKAPPASSTPPALSPARILMASPTPGSPLRTNQQIFQSAIVRYSTTKRTTNWNFDFVDALIQEQARTRKILQDGEWKVIIDMTGIDGSNLQLKHIDFWKKGYILDFTGSNFDKLNLTECDFTRCILDGVKMRGIDFSATKFMRCQFGKRAEIKGKIWGSSRFEECLFQQGTTLDGSTFENVQFVRCRFRGVTLRSCLFDKVDFEWRPSLNEYDALQPDFNGVIFDRSEFKSGSFDLITAVETSFRGCRFDTFEFKRLRFNGVTFDSFPSTEKNWETIFDSCGLGENSRLTQCELRRVRFRNSLIIGGKHPNIFEHCDFSESRFEPGTDPVFFLLHITGSHFKKCRLNRVFIDPRYQFGDPDDVKAKVIFESSDLSESILSAIIDRQWVGATLGPELVEFRGWNLFKRAIWRFVQMADPNRVGSKIEGDFTEAYLTGGDFYMRDFGRSILDTTHLERSRCQSVRFRGCQKLKKAIVSDQTALYRAELPRDVRYSPIGKIGAKQGAVFN from the coding sequence ATGCCGAAGGCGCTGCCGTTCGTCGGGAGTGCATTTCTCGTTGCCACCGCCGGAGTGGCATTCCAACGTATAATCGATGGAAATACCCAACAAAGAGCTGATGAAAATACACCTGACCTCCTTCTGCTAGCAGGTAGTCTCATCGGTCTCATTGTGCTGAGTGTCATCACACGTAAGGCTCCTCCCGCCTCTTCAACCCCTCCCGCTTTATCTCCCGCCAGAATACTGATGGCCTCTCCGACCCCCGGCAGTCCCCTCCGAACCAATCAACAAATTTTTCAGTCGGCAATCGTCCGGTACTCCACGACTAAGCGCACTACCAACTGGAATTTCGATTTCGTCGATGCCCTTATTCAAGAGCAGGCACGAACCAGAAAGATCCTGCAGGATGGCGAATGGAAGGTGATCATCGACATGACAGGCATCGATGGGAGTAACCTCCAGCTCAAGCATATCGATTTCTGGAAAAAGGGGTACATCCTCGACTTCACCGGATCCAATTTTGACAAACTCAATCTGACGGAATGTGACTTCACCCGATGCATCCTCGACGGGGTCAAGATGCGCGGGATCGATTTTTCGGCGACCAAATTCATGCGATGCCAATTTGGGAAACGGGCCGAGATCAAGGGAAAGATCTGGGGGAGTTCCCGATTCGAGGAATGTCTGTTCCAGCAAGGCACAACCCTCGATGGATCGACGTTTGAGAATGTGCAGTTTGTCCGCTGCCGCTTTCGTGGGGTCACGCTCCGCTCTTGTCTCTTTGATAAGGTCGATTTTGAATGGCGCCCCTCTCTCAATGAGTACGACGCCCTGCAACCGGATTTTAATGGGGTCATCTTTGATCGAAGCGAGTTCAAGAGCGGATCCTTCGATCTGATTACGGCGGTTGAAACCAGCTTCCGGGGATGCCGGTTTGATACATTTGAATTTAAAAGACTTCGTTTTAACGGCGTGACTTTCGATTCGTTCCCCAGCACCGAAAAAAACTGGGAGACCATATTTGACAGCTGTGGCCTCGGCGAAAATTCACGATTGACACAATGTGAACTTCGCCGCGTGCGATTTCGGAATAGTTTGATCATCGGGGGTAAACACCCTAATATTTTCGAACATTGCGATTTCTCGGAAAGCCGGTTTGAACCCGGAACCGACCCTGTATTTTTTCTCCTTCATATCACCGGTTCTCATTTTAAAAAGTGTCGCCTCAATCGTGTTTTTATCGATCCTCGCTACCAATTTGGTGATCCAGATGATGTTAAGGCCAAGGTGATCTTTGAATCTTCTGACCTCTCGGAATCGATCCTCTCCGCAATCATAGACCGTCAATGGGTGGGGGCGACGCTTGGACCAGAATTGGTTGAATTCCGCGGATGGAATCTCTTTAAGAGAGCGATCTGGAGATTTGTGCAGATGGCTGATCCAAACCGTGTCGGGTCGAAAATTGAGGGGGATTTCACGGAGGCCTATCTCACAGGGGGCGACTTTTACATGAGGGATTTTGGAAGATCAATTCTCGACACAACCCACCTCGAAAGAAGTCGGTGCCAAAGTGTACGATTCAGAGGGTGTCAAAAATTGAAAAAAGCAATTGTCAGTGACCAAACTGCGCTCTACCGTGCCGAACTCCCACGCGATGTCCGCTACTCCCCGATTGGAAAGATCGGGGCAAAACAAGGTGCAGTTTTTAATTAA
- a CDS encoding peroxiredoxin: MAIQIGDSVPDFELKNQEGRKIRLADFKGRSAVVLFFYPKDETPGCTKEACTFRDAYEEFKGIGAEVIGVSSDSVDSHKNFASKYRLPFILLSDEGGKVRKLFGVSSTLGFLPGRVTYVIDPDGIVRHIFSSQFQVERHIQEAKKVLRGNP, translated from the coding sequence ATGGCAATTCAGATAGGAGACAGTGTCCCTGATTTTGAATTAAAAAATCAGGAGGGGAGAAAAATCCGGTTGGCGGATTTCAAGGGTCGTTCCGCGGTCGTCCTTTTCTTTTATCCGAAGGATGAGACGCCCGGCTGTACGAAGGAGGCCTGTACCTTTCGCGATGCGTATGAGGAATTTAAAGGGATTGGGGCCGAGGTGATTGGCGTGAGTTCGGACTCAGTTGATTCCCACAAAAATTTTGCCTCAAAATACCGACTCCCCTTTATTCTCTTGAGCGATGAGGGAGGAAAGGTGCGCAAACTTTTTGGGGTTTCGTCGACCCTTGGATTTCTGCCAGGACGTGTGACCTATGTGATCGATCCAGATGGGATCGTTCGACATATTTTCTCTTCCCAATTTCAGGTGGAACGGCATATCCAAGAGGCGAAAAAGGTTTTGAGGGGGAATCCATGA
- the sufD gene encoding Fe-S cluster assembly protein SufD yields MTNEMTQKYLSDFEGVGTTHPLWLQKIRHQAMRRFGELGFPTTRQEEWRYTSVEPIIKKTFRTPETYRPDGLNPSDLDPLGCGALASIRLVFINGQWMEKFSHLEGIDGILVSSLANQLKAGDDRVKNSLTRYAPYSENPFTALNTAFISDGAFILLPKNSRFEKPIEILWYTDSKDNPLMTHPRHLIIAEEGSEATILESYFGQGSYFTNAVTEIVLGENATLHHYKLQREDEEAFHLSTIQASEGQASRFTSHSLSMGGRIARNEIRSSLNEEGAECVLNGFYLTQGNQHVDHHTLIDHIKPHGTSLELYKGILDGQSTAVFDGNIIVRPHANQTNARQTNKNLLLSNDALVNTRPLLEIHNDDVKCNHGATIGRLDETQLFYLRSRGIENQEARALLTAAFAQEVIQGVKIDPLKAYLDHELRNRLKNRRQEVS; encoded by the coding sequence ATGACGAATGAGATGACCCAAAAATATCTCTCTGATTTTGAAGGCGTGGGGACCACCCATCCCTTGTGGCTTCAGAAAATCCGGCACCAGGCGATGCGTCGGTTTGGTGAATTAGGTTTCCCAACAACGAGACAGGAAGAGTGGCGTTATACCTCGGTCGAACCGATCATCAAAAAAACATTCCGAACCCCGGAGACCTATCGCCCCGATGGTTTAAACCCCTCCGACCTCGATCCTTTGGGGTGCGGTGCGCTTGCCTCGATCCGACTCGTCTTCATCAATGGGCAATGGATGGAAAAATTCTCTCATCTGGAGGGAATCGATGGGATTCTTGTCTCATCTCTCGCAAATCAGCTTAAGGCAGGAGATGACCGTGTAAAAAACTCTCTCACCCGTTATGCACCTTATTCAGAAAACCCTTTCACGGCGCTGAATACCGCTTTTATCTCCGACGGGGCTTTTATTTTGCTGCCTAAAAACAGCCGTTTTGAAAAACCGATCGAAATCCTCTGGTACACCGACAGCAAGGACAACCCCCTGATGACACACCCTCGTCACCTTATTATCGCTGAAGAGGGGAGTGAGGCAACTATCCTGGAAAGTTATTTCGGGCAAGGATCCTACTTCACGAACGCGGTGACCGAAATTGTGCTGGGCGAAAATGCCACGCTTCATCATTATAAGTTGCAGCGAGAGGATGAAGAGGCCTTTCACCTCTCAACGATTCAGGCCTCCGAGGGTCAGGCAAGCCGTTTCACCTCTCATTCCCTTTCGATGGGGGGAAGAATCGCCCGAAACGAGATCCGCTCCTCGCTGAATGAAGAAGGGGCTGAATGTGTGCTGAATGGATTTTATCTGACTCAAGGAAATCAGCATGTCGATCATCATACCTTGATTGACCATATCAAACCGCATGGGACAAGCCTGGAGCTCTACAAGGGGATCCTCGATGGTCAATCAACAGCGGTCTTCGATGGAAATATCATCGTCCGCCCTCATGCGAATCAAACGAACGCGAGACAGACAAACAAAAATCTCCTGCTGTCCAACGATGCCCTCGTGAACACGAGACCGCTTCTGGAGATCCATAATGATGATGTCAAATGCAATCACGGGGCAACGATCGGTCGATTGGACGAGACACAGCTCTTCTATCTGCGTTCGCGAGGGATCGAAAATCAGGAGGCTCGAGCCCTACTGACCGCTGCATTTGCCCAGGAGGTCATTCAAGGGGTCAAGATCGACCCCCTGAAGGCCTATCTCGATCATGAACTTCGAAACCGGCTTAAGAATCGAAGACAGGAGGTGTCGTAA
- a CDS encoding SUF system Fe-S cluster assembly protein, translating to MGMELKDEIIEALKNCYDPEIPVNIYELGLIYDIQVDESKAVAIKMTLTSPACPVAGSLPPEVQRKVKGVTGVTDAKVDVVWDPPWGPQMMSEAARLQLGIG from the coding sequence ATGGGGATGGAACTCAAGGATGAAATTATTGAGGCGTTGAAGAACTGCTACGATCCTGAGATCCCGGTAAATATTTATGAACTGGGATTGATTTATGATATTCAGGTTGATGAATCGAAGGCTGTTGCAATCAAAATGACCTTGACCTCCCCTGCCTGTCCTGTGGCCGGTTCTCTGCCTCCGGAGGTTCAGAGAAAAGTAAAAGGGGTCACTGGAGTCACTGATGCGAAGGTTGATGTCGTCTGGGATCCGCCCTGGGGACCCCAGATGATGAGTGAGGCGGCAAGGTTGCAGTTGGGGATAGGGTAA
- a CDS encoding SUF system NifU family Fe-S cluster assembly protein: MMSELSGLYQEVILDHNRQPRNFQKMEGADRIQEGYNPLCGDRLTLFVKLEGDRIQNISFVGSGCAISKASSSLMTTVVKGKEIQEIEKLFSGFHDLVTTKTTSISQEKLGKLVVFSGVSEFPARVKCATLAWHTLLAALHGEKKIVSTEEDGDGTQG; this comes from the coding sequence ATAATGTCTGAACTTTCTGGACTCTATCAAGAAGTGATTCTTGATCATAATCGCCAACCCCGAAATTTTCAAAAAATGGAGGGGGCCGATCGGATTCAGGAGGGATACAATCCTCTCTGTGGGGATCGTCTCACCCTCTTCGTCAAACTGGAGGGGGATCGGATCCAGAATATCAGTTTTGTCGGATCGGGATGCGCGATCTCGAAGGCCTCCAGTTCCTTGATGACCACCGTCGTGAAAGGAAAGGAGATCCAGGAGATCGAAAAACTCTTTAGTGGGTTTCATGACCTGGTCACCACCAAAACGACCTCAATCTCCCAAGAAAAACTGGGTAAGTTAGTCGTTTTTTCGGGCGTCTCTGAATTTCCAGCCAGGGTCAAGTGTGCTACACTCGCCTGGCATACGCTCCTCGCCGCGCTTCATGGGGAGAAGAAAATTGTTTCAACAGAAGAGGATGGGGATGGAACTCAAGGATGA
- a CDS encoding aminotransferase class V-fold PLP-dependent enzyme: MSLKLPIYLDNHATTPVDPRVFEVMKPYFTEIFGNAASSTHPFGWQAEAAVEKAREQVAALINSEPKEIIWTSGTTESINLAVIGAAQLYRSKGNHMITCVTEHRSSLGPSKYLETLGFKVTFLPVNKEGCLDLEELRKAINSQTILVSLMAANNEIGTVHPIEEIGKMTREKGILFHVDAAQGCGRIPIDVQKMGIDLLSMSAHKVYGPKGTGALYIRKKNPHVRIMPILHGGSQEGEIRPGTLAVPNIVGMGKAFEIARQEITEECQRILRFREKLKDGLMKNLDNVYLNGHPTQRLAGNLNLSFPPLRSSDIMSNLRDVAVSSGSACASGSFEPSYVLKALGVGDERGRSSIRFGIGRFNTEEEIDYAIQAVTETVKKLRSV; this comes from the coding sequence ATGTCTCTCAAACTCCCAATTTATCTGGATAATCACGCCACCACACCTGTTGACCCACGTGTCTTTGAGGTGATGAAACCTTATTTTACGGAAATCTTCGGGAACGCCGCCTCGAGTACGCACCCGTTTGGTTGGCAGGCAGAGGCAGCGGTCGAAAAGGCGCGCGAACAGGTCGCCGCTCTGATCAACTCAGAACCCAAAGAGATTATCTGGACAAGCGGCACGACCGAATCGATCAATCTCGCAGTCATCGGCGCTGCTCAACTCTATCGCTCTAAAGGAAATCATATGATTACCTGTGTCACGGAACACCGCTCCTCGCTCGGCCCCTCAAAATATCTCGAAACCCTTGGCTTCAAGGTCACCTTTCTCCCGGTTAATAAAGAAGGATGTCTGGATTTAGAAGAGCTCAGGAAGGCGATCAACTCTCAGACAATCCTTGTCTCCCTCATGGCGGCAAATAATGAAATCGGAACAGTCCATCCGATCGAAGAGATTGGCAAGATGACAAGGGAGAAAGGGATCCTTTTTCATGTCGACGCCGCGCAGGGGTGTGGTCGCATTCCTATCGATGTCCAGAAAATGGGGATCGACCTTCTTTCGATGTCGGCCCATAAGGTCTATGGGCCTAAGGGAACTGGGGCCCTCTACATCCGCAAAAAAAATCCCCATGTCCGTATCATGCCGATCCTCCACGGAGGGAGTCAGGAGGGGGAAATCCGTCCGGGAACCTTGGCGGTCCCGAATATTGTCGGGATGGGAAAGGCGTTCGAGATAGCCCGCCAGGAAATAACGGAGGAGTGCCAGCGCATCCTGAGATTTCGTGAAAAGCTAAAGGACGGACTCATGAAAAACCTCGATAACGTCTACCTGAACGGACACCCAACCCAGCGGTTAGCAGGAAATCTGAACTTGAGTTTCCCCCCATTGCGATCAAGCGATATCATGTCAAACCTCCGGGATGTCGCCGTTTCCTCAGGCTCCGCCTGCGCCTCAGGATCCTTCGAACCTTCTTATGTCCTGAAGGCGCTTGGTGTCGGCGATGAAAGGGGTCGATCTTCTATCCGTTTCGGTATCGGCCGATTCAATACGGAAGAAGAGATCGATTACGCGATTCAGGCGGTTACAGAGACAGTCAAGAAACTTCGTTCAGTTTAA
- a CDS encoding transglycosylase SLT domain-containing protein has translation MTSGRKNWGSLLVAGGLITGLWFLFANLGGVLQSRFPNPLPSKEVIIAEIEEPVQEGPTPLRSQTSISIEPLPLITSADFSVPAALEAAVDFWRKIYAVYDSDQVVLHDAEDLSVIYGVIDLKDLNNLPEKEKMKSRESRVLEATRLLQERLDEEHADRVRSQTGLKDKFIQAVRVSGRYLPLFEEIFVSYGVPQEITRLVFVESMFQERARSKVGAGGLWQFLPGTARRFIKVDHWIDERYDPIVSTHAAARLLLKNMEEVGSWPLAITSYNTGTGHVKKAVHTVGTTDIGTIIKRYRSDGFGFASRNFYPSFLAAYHVYENRERYFGSLEKEPVLEFDQVTLPVSVTFLQVAELSGSSLLEIQFLNPAYESRVFLEGMKLPVGAKIRVPKGRTLANLN, from the coding sequence ATGACTTCGGGACGGAAAAATTGGGGAAGTCTTTTGGTCGCCGGTGGTCTGATCACCGGTCTGTGGTTTCTTTTTGCAAATTTGGGCGGGGTTCTTCAGTCCCGTTTCCCAAATCCCCTTCCTTCCAAAGAAGTTATTATTGCCGAGATCGAGGAGCCGGTTCAGGAGGGACCTACACCACTTAGATCCCAGACCTCCATTTCAATCGAGCCCCTTCCGCTCATTACCTCGGCTGATTTCTCCGTCCCCGCTGCCTTGGAGGCGGCGGTTGATTTTTGGCGGAAGATCTACGCGGTTTATGATTCAGACCAGGTGGTTTTGCATGATGCCGAGGATCTCTCGGTCATTTATGGGGTGATCGATCTTAAAGATCTCAATAATTTGCCGGAAAAGGAAAAGATGAAGAGTCGGGAGTCACGGGTTCTGGAGGCGACTCGATTGTTGCAGGAGCGTCTCGATGAGGAGCATGCTGATCGTGTCCGAAGTCAAACCGGACTTAAAGACAAATTTATTCAGGCGGTAAGGGTCTCCGGAAGATATCTGCCTCTCTTCGAGGAGATTTTTGTCTCTTACGGGGTTCCCCAGGAGATCACGCGACTTGTCTTCGTCGAATCAATGTTTCAGGAACGGGCCCGTTCAAAGGTAGGGGCAGGTGGGCTCTGGCAGTTTCTTCCGGGGACCGCGAGGCGTTTTATCAAGGTCGATCACTGGATTGATGAACGTTACGACCCGATCGTCTCCACTCACGCGGCGGCACGGCTCCTCCTCAAGAATATGGAAGAGGTCGGGAGTTGGCCCCTCGCAATCACCTCTTATAATACCGGGACCGGTCATGTGAAGAAGGCGGTTCATACGGTAGGGACAACCGATATCGGAACGATCATCAAACGTTACCGAAGCGATGGTTTTGGTTTCGCCTCCCGGAATTTCTACCCTTCGTTTTTGGCTGCCTATCATGTTTATGAAAATCGGGAGCGTTATTTTGGGTCCCTCGAGAAAGAACCGGTCCTTGAATTCGATCAAGTGACCCTGCCGGTCAGTGTGACTTTTTTGCAGGTGGCGGAACTCAGTGGCTCGTCACTGCTCGAGATCCAGTTTCTCAATCCCGCGTATGAGTCGCGCGTTTTTCTAGAAGGGATGAAACTTCCGGTAGGCGCGAAGATCCGTGTTCCGAAGGGACGGACCTTGGCCAATCTTAATTAA
- a CDS encoding DNA internalization-related competence protein ComEC/Rec2 encodes MRRFGKRLKSFTRKSLKSLSLGRPLLPLALCLLLLIWAADRYLPHPFPKELQKFLGEKQTYETVVLSAPKQARSGFRIETNLALLTLETESEQDFQRVQGLRQGDTISFTTRLKRPNWYKNPGGFNYRRFLERKGIYLTGYVPAEKWRIQKKEASSLFSLDPLRRELKKTIDAGISPPANSLLKSLLVGDTSGLTPEIWEDFRITGTAHLLAISGQHIAIIAAICFALFSWLLKRSPRLILAFSVRKLALLLTIIPVIVYILLAGSPPSAVRAGLMFFATVLAFSLKRDLDLLSSIAFAAIMITLFDFSAPFSLSFQLSFLAVLSMVLFLPPFQQKAPRLLLPLLVTIAATLGTAPLAAYHFHLLPISGVLMNLWAVPFVGFLLPLSGASLFLILLLPPLGMLLLPLLEKLSLLFLGLLHRSASWSFAYEVYPTETTILLVYLLLALFLTILYKKWIRSFALISIGLLLMIGLKPLLSSQDTLKVTFIDVGQGDAALIESPEGQTILIDGGGFLIPDQKNLFDVGREVVVPFLKRKGVKKIDLMILSHPHPDHYGGLAAVVESFPIDEFWWNGQKFLDESFDLLMKALEKNQTKIQKVSAPFVRDIGPLQFSMIHPEKIDRSQNINNNCLAVRATFKDVSFFFAGDIEKDAEEEIIRKGIKIESTVLKIPHHGSRTSSSVPFIDTVKPRYGVVSLSEGNHFGFPHPGILEKYERRDVQLFRTDRNGAVTFESDGKKIEVKRYLFPKFSQD; translated from the coding sequence ATGAGAAGATTCGGAAAACGGTTGAAGAGCTTTACGAGGAAATCACTGAAGAGCTTAAGTCTGGGTCGCCCTCTTCTCCCACTCGCACTCTGCCTGCTCCTCCTCATTTGGGCCGCTGACCGATACCTCCCCCACCCCTTCCCGAAAGAGCTTCAAAAATTTCTTGGCGAAAAACAGACGTACGAAACAGTTGTCCTGTCGGCTCCAAAACAGGCCCGATCCGGATTTCGCATTGAAACAAACCTTGCCCTCTTGACCCTTGAGACCGAATCGGAACAGGACTTCCAGAGGGTTCAGGGTCTCAGACAGGGAGACACAATCTCCTTCACGACACGCCTGAAGCGACCCAACTGGTATAAAAATCCGGGCGGATTTAACTATCGACGATTCCTGGAGAGGAAAGGGATCTATCTGACGGGATATGTCCCGGCTGAAAAATGGCGGATTCAGAAAAAAGAAGCCTCTTCACTCTTCTCGTTAGATCCACTGCGCCGTGAGCTCAAGAAAACGATTGATGCCGGGATTTCACCTCCAGCCAACAGCCTCCTCAAATCCCTTCTGGTCGGAGACACCTCGGGATTGACACCCGAAATCTGGGAAGACTTCCGAATCACCGGAACAGCACACCTTCTCGCCATCTCGGGCCAACATATCGCCATCATCGCAGCGATCTGTTTTGCCTTGTTCTCCTGGCTCTTAAAACGCTCTCCACGATTGATACTCGCCTTTTCTGTCAGAAAACTGGCGTTGCTCCTGACCATCATCCCTGTCATCGTTTATATCTTGCTTGCCGGCTCCCCTCCTTCCGCTGTTCGGGCAGGGCTCATGTTTTTCGCCACTGTCCTCGCCTTTTCTCTAAAAAGGGATCTGGACCTCCTCTCATCCATCGCCTTCGCAGCGATCATGATCACTCTCTTTGATTTCTCAGCCCCTTTTAGTCTCTCCTTTCAACTTTCTTTCCTCGCCGTTCTCTCGATGGTCCTTTTTCTTCCCCCTTTTCAGCAGAAGGCGCCTCGTTTGCTTCTCCCCCTTCTGGTGACAATTGCCGCGACACTAGGCACTGCTCCTTTAGCCGCCTATCATTTCCACCTGCTCCCGATCAGCGGTGTTCTCATGAATCTCTGGGCAGTCCCTTTCGTTGGATTTCTCCTCCCTTTAAGTGGAGCCTCCCTTTTCTTGATCTTGCTTTTGCCTCCGTTAGGAATGCTACTTCTTCCCCTTCTGGAAAAGCTCTCCCTCCTCTTTCTGGGACTACTGCACCGTTCCGCTTCCTGGTCCTTCGCCTATGAGGTTTACCCAACCGAAACGACCATTCTTCTGGTTTATCTCCTCCTCGCCCTCTTTCTAACGATCCTTTATAAAAAATGGATCCGATCATTCGCCCTCATCTCCATAGGACTTCTCCTCATGATCGGACTCAAACCACTCCTTTCTTCCCAAGATACCCTCAAGGTGACCTTCATCGATGTCGGTCAGGGGGACGCTGCACTGATCGAATCCCCTGAGGGACAGACGATCTTGATCGATGGAGGGGGATTTTTGATCCCCGATCAGAAGAATCTGTTCGATGTCGGACGAGAGGTTGTTGTCCCCTTCCTGAAGAGAAAAGGGGTTAAGAAAATTGATCTCATGATCCTCTCCCATCCGCATCCAGACCACTACGGAGGACTGGCCGCAGTCGTCGAGTCTTTTCCTATCGATGAATTCTGGTGGAATGGTCAGAAATTCCTCGATGAAAGCTTTGATCTCCTCATGAAGGCTTTGGAAAAGAATCAAACGAAAATTCAAAAGGTCAGCGCCCCCTTCGTTCGAGACATCGGTCCACTTCAATTCTCCATGATTCATCCAGAAAAAATTGACCGTTCTCAAAACATCAACAACAACTGCCTCGCCGTTCGAGCGACCTTCAAGGATGTCAGTTTCTTTTTTGCCGGTGATATTGAAAAGGATGCCGAAGAGGAAATTATTCGTAAAGGAATAAAAATTGAATCAACCGTCCTGAAGATCCCCCACCATGGGAGTCGAACCTCCAGTTCGGTCCCTTTCATCGACACGGTAAAACCACGATATGGCGTGGTGAGCCTCTCTGAAGGAAACCACTTTGGCTTCCCTCACCCCGGTATCTTGGAAAAATATGAGCGGCGTGATGTTCAACTCTTCCGAACAGATAGAAATGGTGCCGTAACCTTTGAATCCGATGGCAAGAAAATCGAGGTGAAGCGCTATCTCTTTCCCAAATTCTCCCAGGACTGA
- a CDS encoding MGMT family protein — protein MIGLILKQKASPFQKRVWRALLEIPRGEVRTYGWLAKTIGSPKACRAVGNALGKNPLAPHVPCHRIVASNGIGGYSGRGGARKKRRLLAKEGIKLNEVS, from the coding sequence ATGATCGGGCTCATTCTAAAACAGAAGGCATCTCCGTTCCAGAAGAGGGTTTGGAGGGCGCTTTTGGAGATTCCTCGAGGAGAGGTGAGGACTTATGGGTGGCTTGCCAAAACAATTGGAAGTCCGAAGGCCTGCCGGGCTGTCGGAAATGCGCTTGGCAAAAATCCCTTAGCCCCCCATGTGCCATGTCATCGTATTGTCGCTTCGAATGGGATTGGGGGGTATAGTGGTCGAGGGGGAGCGAGAAAAAAGAGACGACTGCTTGCTAAGGAAGGAATTAAACTGAACGAAGTTTCTTGA
- a CDS encoding cysteine desulfurase, whose amino-acid sequence MSWGDWWYDFPILHQKVRGKPLVYLDSAATSQKPKAVLEAMERYYRQDNANIHRGIHTLSERATQEYEKTRTKVQHFLNARESREIIFVRGTTEAINLVAQTFGRQQVHAGDEVLISHMEHHSNIVPWQILCEEVGAHLKIIPITDAGELRMDDYEKLLGPRTKLVSIAHVSNALGTINPVKEIVRLAHKKEIPVLIDGAQAAPHMKVDVQDLDCDFYTFSGHKLYGPTGVGVLYGKAQLLESMPPYQGGGDMISAVTFEKTTYNVIPYKFEAGTPHIAGVIGLGTAIDYLETVGLQTIETYEKSLLKYATEALLSVPTVKIIGTAREKAAVISFIMDDIHPHDIGTILDQEGIAIRTGHHCAMPLMDRFQVPATARISFALYNKKEDIDALIKGLKKVVEVFG is encoded by the coding sequence ATGTCCTGGGGTGATTGGTGGTACGATTTTCCTATCCTGCATCAAAAGGTTCGTGGCAAGCCACTCGTCTATCTGGATAGCGCCGCAACCTCCCAAAAACCGAAGGCAGTTCTCGAGGCGATGGAGCGATACTATCGTCAGGACAACGCCAATATTCACCGCGGGATCCACACCTTAAGCGAACGTGCCACTCAAGAGTATGAAAAAACCCGTACAAAAGTTCAGCATTTTCTGAATGCCCGTGAGAGTCGTGAAATTATCTTCGTCAGAGGGACAACAGAGGCGATTAACCTTGTGGCGCAAACATTCGGTCGTCAACAGGTCCATGCCGGCGATGAAGTCCTGATCTCTCACATGGAACACCACTCCAATATCGTCCCTTGGCAAATTCTCTGTGAGGAGGTCGGCGCGCATCTTAAAATTATTCCGATCACGGACGCCGGGGAACTCAGGATGGATGACTATGAAAAACTCCTCGGCCCGAGGACAAAACTGGTCTCGATTGCCCATGTCTCGAATGCGCTGGGAACGATTAACCCGGTCAAAGAGATTGTTCGTTTGGCCCACAAGAAAGAAATTCCGGTACTGATCGATGGAGCCCAGGCAGCACCGCATATGAAGGTAGACGTCCAGGATCTCGACTGTGACTTCTACACCTTTTCTGGGCACAAACTTTACGGACCGACCGGCGTCGGCGTCCTGTATGGGAAGGCTCAACTTTTGGAATCGATGCCTCCGTATCAAGGGGGGGGCGACATGATCAGCGCCGTGACATTTGAAAAAACCACCTACAATGTCATCCCGTACAAATTCGAGGCGGGGACCCCGCACATTGCGGGTGTCATTGGGCTCGGAACAGCGATCGATTACCTTGAGACCGTGGGCCTGCAAACTATTGAGACCTACGAGAAGAGTCTCCTGAAGTATGCGACAGAGGCACTCCTTTCTGTCCCGACCGTTAAAATTATCGGGACGGCGCGTGAAAAGGCGGCGGTGATTTCGTTCATCATGGATGATATTCACCCCCATGATATTGGGACGATCCTCGATCAGGAAGGGATCGCGATCCGGACAGGCCATCACTGTGCGATGCCGCTCATGGATCGTTTTCAGGTCCCCGCAACAGCGAGGATCTCATTCGCCCTTTATAATAAAAAAGAAGATATCGACGCCTTGATTAAAGGGCTTAAAAAGGTCGTGGAGGTGTTTGGGTGA